A single Lactuca sativa cultivar Salinas chromosome 8, Lsat_Salinas_v11, whole genome shotgun sequence DNA region contains:
- the LOC111919290 gene encoding uncharacterized protein LOC111919290 encodes MKPHNVTKDQIKLRAFPFAVQDAAKDWLYDLPPGTVTTWVDLARLFLDKYFPEMKASALRREIIGIKQHKREAFHTYWERFKKLCARCPKHGITEYQILQNFIEGMTPMERRLLNASSGGSLPDKTPTKIRNLIKNMAEDSKHSSHDEEWYTDAPRGVKEVQTLQIEAQFSELTKVVVMLAKDKGQIREVMSNHEVIRDGTIIRSRHPQQPPPQAGSSSMSLEDIVKSLATSTQSFQQETKASIKILEQQVSQLAISVSKLESQGKLPAQTETNPRHNVCAITLRGGNSYNSPKVPVDQEEEEIVIEEATK; translated from the exons ATGAAACCACACAATGTCACGAAGGATCAGATCAAGCTTAGGGCATTCCCTTTTGCAGTGCAAGATGCAGCCAAAGACTGGCTCTATGACCTCCCACCGGGGACGGTGACTACTTGGGTAGACCTTGCAAGGTTGTTCTTGGATAAGTACTTTCCTGAAATGAAAGCTTCAGCCCTACGGAGGGAAATTATCGGAATCAAGCAACACAAAAGAGAAGCTTTCCACACATATTGGGAAAGATTTAAGAAACTTTGTGCCCGTTGTCCAAAGCACGGGATTACCGAGTATCAGATTCTACAGAACTTCATTGAAGGCATGACCCCAATGGAAAGAAGACTTCTCAATGCTTCTAGTGGTGGATCTTTACCCGATAAGACTCCAACCAAAATCCGCAATCTAATCAAGAACATGGCTGAAGATTCCAAACATTCAAGccatgatgaagaatggtacacggATGCACCTCGAGGTGTAAAGGAAGTTCAAACTCTTCAGATTGAAGCTCAATTTTCCGAGCTCACAAAAGTAGTAGTGATGCTTGCCAAAGACAAAG GTCAAATCAGAGAGGTTATGAGCAACCACGAGGTGATCAGAGATGGAACAATAATCAGA TCAAGGCATCCACAACAGCCACCTCCACAAGCAGGTTCTTCAAGCATGTCTCTAGAAGATATTGTCAAAAGCCTTGCCACAAGCACTCAAAGCTTCCAACAAGAAACCAAGGCAAGCATAAAAATCTTGGAGCAACAAGTGTCACAGCTTGCTATTTCTGTAAGCAAACTAGAATCTCAAGGAAAGTTGCCCGCCCAAACAGAAACGAACCCAAGGCATAATGTGTGTGCCATTACTTTGAGAGGCGGAAATAGCTACAATAGTCCAAAAGTGCCGgttgatcaagaagaagaagaaatagtGATCGAAGAGGCAACCAAATAA